CAAATAGGCACAGATTCCGATACAGAAAAGGTGGGGCACCCTAAAGAAAAAACGTTTTACCATAATGTGAGGGTCAATGTgtgtttattattcttttaatgtggTTTTAcgaggaggaaaagagaaagatgagTAATGGAAGAAATAGTAACGGGGTGAAAAAAGTCGGCTAGTGTGCTTCGGAGTGCCGAAGGGAGGCGCGGGTTCACGGGGGCGCGCAGCGGAGCTCCACGTGGGGTTGCTCTCGAAGTCGTCTGCCCGCCAAGCTGCAAGGGGCTTCTGGCCTGCTGTCCTCTCCCCTGAGCCTCGACCCGGTTCTGAGTAAATGCTGCCTTGCCCACAGCTTCCATGGGACTAAATGAAGAGcagaaagagttccagaaagtgGCCTTCAACTTCGCTGCCCGGGAGATGGCGCCGCACATGGCAGAGTGGGACCAGAAGGTGTGCGTGTCCAGCTGCACGGTGCCTCCCGCCGTGAGCCCGCCTCCTCCCAAGCACCCAGCTTGCGCGGTGTTTGTTCTGCTCTGAAAACTCACAGCAAATGCGAGTTCCTGTAGGGGCGCGAGTCCTCCCGCAGATGCCACTGCTTTAATTCGTAGATGAAAATTAAGATTTGGGCACTCTTAAAACCCAGGCAGTACTGGAATGATAAAAAGAAACTTGGGTGCCAGAGAGCAGTCCTCGTAGGGTGCGTTTTAACTGGTGCTGCTGTGTGGGAGACAAAAGCGGCGCTGAGTCGTGGGGCTCCGTCCCCTCCTGGGTGCACACGTCTGGGTCCCTCCTCACGCCCCCTGGAGAGAAGCCCGCTTGTGAGTCCCTCTCCGATGACcctgcccttttctccacagGAGCTCTTCCCTGTGGACACGATGCGGAAGGCAGCGCAGCTGGGCTTCGGGGGGGTGTACGTTCGGACAGATGTCGGAGGGGCAGGCCTCTCGCGGCTGGACACCTCCGTCATCTTTGAAGCCTTGGCCACGGGCTGCACCAGCACCACGGCCTACATGAGCATCCACAAGTGAGTGCCAGCCTGGCAGGCGCAGCGCGTGCTCGCGTGGGTCGGCGGGCACCTTCTGTGTGGACGGGAGAGGGTTTCGCTGTGTAGGTTGCCTGCCCCCGAGGAGCCAGACTGTTAGCAGTTCACACGAGGTCTGCGGCTGCCTCTTGCGCTCGAATCTGTCATCTTGTGTTGCTTAGAGAATGCTGGCCTCCCAAGTGCCAGCTGCCCTGGTTCCAGACAAGAGTTCTGCATTAGGGAAGGGCCTCGCTTCCCTTTTGCTCAACCCAGAGAGGAAGCCTCCAGTAATTTGGGAGAGTACACAGGACAGCTTGATTTCCAGGGAGCTCAGTTAACCTAACCAGAGATAGTGTGGCCAGCGCCCAGGTGACCTTGGCTCTGGGCCCCTCTGGGTGCTCTGCTCCCGGACTGTGTGCCACTCCAGGCCTTTGCTTGAAAGTGAGCCTCCTCAGCTGTGGCTCCTCCCCGCCGCGCTCTTGTGCTCTGCTCTCCTCCGCGTGTGCCCTCCCCCTCAggctgcctttcccttctgcctgtCTCTGCCCTGGCCTCCTGGGTGCATTCAGCATGTGTGTTTGGATGATCGACCAGTTTGGGAGCGAGGAGCAGCGGCACCGCCTGTGCCCGCCCCTCTGTGCCATGGAGAAGTTCGCCTCCTACTGCCTCACCGAGCCAGGTGGGTGTGCGCGCGGCCAGTGGGCCTGCGGAGCCTCGGCCGGCCGCCCGCCCCTGGCTTGTGTCTCCATGCCCACCACAAGCTCGCAGGTCACAAGGCTCAGGGTTTCCTGGAGCGAGAGTGTGGAGGGGGAGCGGGGGGAATCTCCCTGAGCACAGAGCGCTTCTCCAGGCCTGGATCGAAGGCGCCTGTCTTTAGGGTTGGTCTCTCAGGAGCTGGGGCCTCGCGggggctccctcccctccccagcacccCCGCCTCTCAGCTCCCCTTCCTCCCGCCCTAGGGAGTGGGAGCGATGCTGCTTCCCTCGTGACCTCTGCCGTGCGACAACACGATCATTACATCCTCAATGGCTCCAAGGTACGCGGCTGGCCGCAGCCCCCCCAGGCAGGGTGGCAGCCCTCCCCCTCACCGCCCGCCCGGCCTGGCCTGCGTGTTTGCAGGTGAACCGTGTGTGGGGCGAGGACCTTAGGCCTATTTCCCTGTGCTCGCTGTCGCCATTTCTCTCCAGTCTGAGCCCAGTTAGGCCCGTCCTGGGACCTCGTCCTGCTGCCCCTCACCTCCCACTGCCCCATCACCGAGGCGCCTGCTGTCTTCCCGCTGCGACCCCACAGGCCTTCATCAGTGGCGGCGGCGAAGCTGACGTCTATGTAGTCATGTGCCGCACAGGAGGGCCGGGCCCCAGAGGCATCTCCTGTGTAGTGGTGGAGAAGGGGACCCCCGGCCTCAGCTTtggcaaaaaggagaaaaaggtgaGTGCGGTTGGACAGGGAGTGTCTGGCGGGAGCCCCGCCCCAGCTCAGCAAGTGGCCCACCCTGGCACCGGCCTTGCAGGCTTTTGCGTCAGTGAGGGTTTAGACAGCCAGGGAGCAGGGGTGGGCCTCGCTGCGTCATGTGGCACGCGTTTGCCAGTGGCTTACATCAACAGAGGGATTTCTCCACTGGCTCCTGCGGCCACTTCTGGCTTGTCTTTCTTACTTCCTATCTTTCCGCGCACTTGTTAGCCAGGAAGAAATTCTGAGACAGGAGACCAGAGGTCTCAGGAGTGAAATGCTTTTGGCCCACTTTTCTTCTTTAGCTCAGCAAAGCTCACTGGAGGTAACCATGGGTCCCTCAGTAACGTAAGAGGAGGGTGTTTCCCTGGGCCTCGAGAAGACGTCTCCAGGATGGACAGATCCCACAGCCAGGCCGTGAGCCACAGACCTGTGGTTACGTCCCTGCCCCTGGTCCTGAGCTGGGGTCTGCTCAGGTGGGCTGGCCTGGTGAGTCCTCAGCTCCAGCAGGCGCCTTTAGAGTCGGGCCCGGGTAGCAGTCTGCGAGGAGATGGCCCTGCATCTGCCTCTCACCACCTCTGCTGGCTCCCCAGgcccccaggctgctctgtgcTGTCCCTGATCCTGACCCTCTGCAGCTGCCAGGGCCTGAGAGGCTCCGCGCCCCTCTCGTGCAGCAAAGCCGGACCCTCTCAGCACCGGGTGTGCAAAGCCTTATGCTCGTGCCTGCCTGCGCTTGTAAGACACGTGCCCTCTTACCTTTGTAAATGCTGAGCTGTGTGCACGTGGCTTGGGAGACGGACTGACACGGAATCTGACACGTTGTATTACAGAACCAGGTTATACTGATTCTGGTGTTTCTGCTCATAAAGCTAGTGTTGGCTGATTCAACATTTTCGTATTTCTGGTATCTGTTGGCAGTATTACAAAATCTAGCTAGCttggaaaaaaattgtaaataaattccttatacaaaaagtttctttttctccttacgctctgtctcctctcactttcaagcatacattattttcttcttttgctttttggttttcttcttgaTGATTAGTTGTGCTTTGCATCTCTCTTGACAAATGGGAAATTCAGAAGGCCAGGCCGGACGCACCAGGCTGGGCTGTAGGGCCGCCCATGAGCAGCGGGCAGGTCAGCCTGAGGGAGGGGAGCGAGCCAGGGAGTGACGCGGGCGGAGGAGAGCTGCATGGCGTAGGGACAGCCAAAGAAAGGTGTTACTTGATGCAATCTGCCAGGTCAGGAGCCAGCTGCCAGCCAGCCCTGAGGAGGGATCTGGGCAGAGGCAGCAGTGGTTGCGAAGAGCCTGATGTGGAAACAAGGTTAGTGTGTTAGAAGAAGCCAGAATTTCTCAGTGTGGCCAGAGGGTCATGAGCAGAGGGCTCCATGTGGGGTGAGGTCAGAGAGCTTGCAGGCCCACCTGCTGACCCCCTCGCTTGATCTGGCTGCTCTAATGGCCTGAGCAGCTGGCTTTCTCCCCAACTTGTCTTTCCTGCAAGCACATGCTTCCATTTGGTGTACTGAGCAGCTTCTGTAGCTGAGAACTTGAAACAGAAAAGGAGTGTGGAATGGCTTTAGCTTGGATTTAGATGTCAAAAGATTTTGTATGGGTAGTGGGGAGGACTCCTCGATGGCAGTGGGAAGGTGGTCTTTGGAATGAAAGACAGACGGACAGGAAGGGACTCCCTCTTCTGGGATGGGACCAGGGAATATCTTTCTGGCTGCAGCTTCTCAGGGACTCTAGGCGGTGAGGAGCCTGTCTCtgccctggggaggagggagacgtTTTCACTGGAAGGGGCTGGGAGGTGGCGGCCACGTATCTGTGGTTCTCTTACAACTCAGTGTTAAGGTCGCCCGAGCTGCCCCAGCCAGGGGTGTGTGTCCTGGATGGGAGGTGAGTATCCAGGGAGACCCACGGCCAGGGTGGGAGGGTTCAGACTCGGGGTCTGGAAGACAAGATGCCAGGGCCGGCCCTGCTGACCAGAGGAGCCTTGGGAGGCTCCACggggaggtgagggtgggaggTGTTCCCAGGGAGGGCCAGAGGCAGCAGAAGTGCGGTGCGGGAAGCCCCGAAGGGGGTGGGATAGGAGAGAGGGCTCAGGAGAGGGGCTGAGCCAGGGTTGGACAGAGGCCTCAGGGGAAAGGCCATGCATGCGCGGGGGCCGCTTCCCCGGCAGGGCGCCCTGAAGGGAGCGGTGCAGGGAGGGCTGCAGGCCCCTGGGCCGGGGGCTCAACTGGCCCTGTGTCCGCAGGCTCTGACAGCGTGGGTCTCCTGGAGCGGAGAGGAAGGAGGCCAGTCTGTCTGTGGGGCCCCTAAATCTGGCTCTCCACGAGGAAGGGGGCTCTGCCGGCCTCCCGGTGAAGCTGCCCCTGGGGACACCGTGGCCCCAGAAGGCACGCGGGCCGCCAGCAGGCTGGTTACAGGGCATGGGCTGCGTCCTAGGGGTGGAAAACTCCCCGGGCTCGAGACTGACACGGCGAGGGGTGTCCTGCTAAACCAGCTCCCTAGGAAAAGCAGAGGCCAGGAAGTCCTGTGCGGCCTTCGACGGCGTCTGTGGTGTGAATACTCCCACTTCCGGTCGCCGGCGTGACGTCGCCGGCGTGACGTCGCACACGCCGGCGTGAGGTCGCCGGCCCGCTGGGGCAAGGTGTGTGACCGGCTCCCGCGCTCGGAGCCCGTCCCGCACCCGGTTGGTGTGGTGAGCCGCTGGTCGGAAGTAGGTGTCCTCGGTGCTCGGCCGTTGTGCTGAAAGGGAAGTCTGTCAGCGCTGACATACGAAGTGTGGCCTTCCTGTTCCCAGCGGAGTTCCCGGGAGCCTGAGTCCGGGGACGCTGGAGCGCCCATCTCGGGCCCGGGTGCACAGCAGACGCCGCGCTGCGTGGTGACTGCCGGGCCGCCGCCACACAGCCGCTGATTTTCGCCAGGTGGGGTGGAACTCCCAGCCGACCCGAGCAGTGATCTTTGAAGACTGTGCCGTCCCGGTGGCCAACAGGATCGGGGACGAGGGCCAGGGCTTCCTCATCGCCATGAAGGGCCTGAATGGCGGGAGGATCAACGTCGGTGAGCAccgcgggcgcgggcggcgggcggcgggcgcgggcggcgggcgcgggcggcgggcgcgggcggcgggcgcgggcggcgggcggcgggcgcgggcggcgggcgcgggcggcgggcgcgggcggcgggcgcgggcggcgggcgcgggcggcgggcgcgggcggcgggcgcgggcggcgggcgcgggcggcgggcgcgACGGCCCTCAGCTCACTGGCCGCCTtggtcccctccctcccagcctcctgcTCCCTGGGCGCCGCTCACGCCTCGGTCGTCCTCGCTCGAGACCACCTCAAGGTCCGGAAGCAGTTTGGAGAGCCTCTGGCCAACAGCCAGGTAACTCCCCGCGTCCCTTCCTTTGCTCTGGTCTCCAGAACGTCTTCTGGAGCAGTGGGGCCCTAACGTCCCTACTGGTTCTGCCCTCATTGCAGCCAGAACTTATGCTTTCTTTCTGTCCAGTTTAtgatagttttgtttgtagtcGCAGGAAGATTCGTGATGTGTGAC
This portion of the Capra hircus breed San Clemente chromosome 15, ASM170441v1, whole genome shotgun sequence genome encodes:
- the ACAD8 gene encoding isobutyryl-CoA dehydrogenase, mitochondrial codes for the protein MLRGGRQRVGALLRGLRRGPRGPPDSVRRGVVSCIDPSMGLNEEQKEFQKVAFNFAAREMAPHMAEWDQKELFPVDTMRKAAQLGFGGVYVRTDVGGAGLSRLDTSVIFEALATGCTSTTAYMSIHNMCVWMIDQFGSEEQRHRLCPPLCAMEKFASYCLTEPGSGSDAASLVTSAVRQHDHYILNGSKAFISGGGEADVYVVMCRTGGPGPRGISCVVVEKGTPGLSFGKKEKKVGWNSQPTRAVIFEDCAVPVANRIGDEGQGFLIAMKGLNGGRINVASCSLGAAHASVVLARDHLKVRKQFGEPLANSQYLQFQLAEMAARLVASRLTVRAAAAALQEEREDAVALCAMAKLFATDECFAICNQALQMHGGYGYLKDYAVQQYVRDSRVHQILEGSNEVMRMLISRSLLQE